One Lepus europaeus isolate LE1 chromosome 17, mLepTim1.pri, whole genome shotgun sequence genomic window, AAAATAACATCGACACTGCAAGTGTTGAAGCTCATCAAGCAGGCTGGTGACAGAGTCTTGGTGTACTATGAAAGGCCTGTTGGCCAGAGTAATCCAGGCGCAGTGCTGCAAGATAACTTCGGCCAGCTGGAAGAAAACTTCTTGTCAAGCACGTGTCAACCGAATTATGAAGAGGAAGCCACTGGATTGGCAGTAGATGCTGAAAACAGAGACCTGGATTCTGAATTTGAAGACTTGGCAGGTGATGTCAGAACACAAAGTGAGTTCAAAGATGAGGCACAGTCGTTGAGTCATAGTCCCAAACGCACTCCAACGACGCTTTCTATTAAACCCCTTGGGGCTATATCACCAGTTTTAAACCGTAAGTTAGTTGCAGGAAGTCACCCACTACCACCAAAAATCCCACCCAAAGAAGGAAATAAACCCTCAACCCTAAAAACTTTCGAGGTAACAGATCCAGCACAAGTGTCAAAACCTACCCAAGGATCCACTTTCAAACCACCTGTGCCACCAAGACCCCAAGTGAAAGTTCCCTTGCCGTCTGCTGATGCCCCAAATCAGGCAGAACCAGACGTTCCTGTTGACAAGCTAGAGAAGGcgctgcctcctgctgctgcagacaGATGTGCTGAAAAGCAAGCAAAAGCTGTGGAACACGGAGAAGATGTCACTGCACCCAAGCCAGCTGCAGCAAAGCAAGAAGTGGCTAAAGATTttgcttcagaaagttcctgcCCTACCAAGGAGAGTTCAGATGATCGTCAGACATGGGAATCATCAGAAATCCTTTATCGTAATAAGCTGGGAAAATGGACAAGAACCAGAGCATCCTGTTTGTTTGACATAGAAGCCTGCCACAGATACTTAAACGTTGCATTGTGGTGCAAGGATCCCTTCAAGTTGGGGGGTCTCATCTGTTTGGGACACATTAGTTTAAAACTTGAAGAGGTGGCTTTAGGATGCCTAGCTACATCAAACATGGAATACCTTTCCAAGTTCAGACTGGAAGCCCCCTCCCCTAAGGCTATTGTCACTAGAACTGCACTACGCAATCTGAGTGTGCAAAAGGGATTCAATGACAAATTCTGCTTTGGTGACATTACTATTCACTTCAAATATCTGAAGGAAGGAGAACCAGACCACCATATAGTTCCtaacatagaaaaagaaaaagaactgcaTTTGGTGGAAGAAGTTTCTGTGCTCCCTAAAGAAGAGCACCTTACTGGGCAGATGGGTTTcacagaaaataaacacaatttccAGGATACCCAGTTCCAGAACCCAACTTGGTGCGATTACTGTAAGAAAAAAGTCTGGACTAAAGCTGCTTCCCAGTGTATGTTCTGTGCTTATGTTTGCCATAAAAAATGTCAAGAAAAGTGTCTGGCCGAGACTCCTCTTTGCGGAGCAACTGACAGGCGAATAGACCGGACCCTGAAAAACCTCAGGCTGGATGGACAGGAACCCCTCGTCGGCCTGCCTCGTGTTGATGCAGAAGCTAACAAGTCAGTCAATAGAACAACAGGTCTAACCAGGCACATCATCAATACTAGCTCACGTCTGTTAAATCTGCGTCAAGTCTCCAAAACTCGCCTTTCTGAACCAGGAACTGATCTTGCAGAACCTTCACCAAAACACACACCCAATACATCAGACAACGAAGGCAGTGACACAGAGGTCTGTGGTCCAAACAGTCCTTCCAAACGGGGGAGCAGTGCAGGCATCAAGTTAGTGAGAAAGGAAGGCGGGCTGGACGACAGCGTTTTCATTGCAGTCAAGGAAATCGGCCGGGACCTGTACCGGGGCTTGCCCACAGAGGAGAGGGTCCAGAAACTGGAGTTCATGTTGGATAAACTGCAGAATGAAATTGATCAGGAGTTGGAACACAATAATTCCCTtgttagagaagaaaaagagacaacGGATACAAGGAAGAAATCCCTTCTTTCTGCTGCTTTAGCTAAATCAGGTGAAAGACTCCAAGCTCTCACACTTCTTATGATCCACTACAGAGCAGGCATAGAAGATATCGAAACTTTAGAAAGCCTGTCTTTAGATCAGCACTCCAAAAAAACAAGCAAGTACACAGATGATGTGGAAGAGGACCTTGATAACGAAATAAGCCAGCTAATAGACGCGCAGCCTTTCAGCAGCATATCAGATGACTTGTTTGGCCCCTCCGAGTCTGTGTAACACAAAAGCTGCTTAAACTTTTAAATGACTGGGGGAAAGTCGCATCTCAAGTACACAGCTACAACCACGTTAAACTCTTACAGCGCACTCTGGCCTGCTTCTCTATAGTTACTTGTGTAAGAACAAGAATGAAAAAGGTTGTTTTCCTGCAAAAACATGACCAGCTCACTAAATTGGTGGTTTCGGGTTGCATTTATAGCTATGCTTTTTTGGGTTTATACTGGGAATTcatttttactaatttatttttaactttttctaatTATGTAATTATGGAATAAGCTAACTTTTCATGTTTATGTATGTGTGATGCCTTGTTGTATTTTCCTTCCTCTTAGTTTTTGAATTAGTTTTAAGTAGGATACTGTCCAGTCTTGAAATCTTTTCATTCCCATCACAGGTTTGCTGCATGCCCAGAGTGACAGTAGCAGTCATGAAAGGACCCATTGTTTTGTGTTATGAAGTTTGTCATCTCGATAGACCTGAGATTTTTGTTATGTGGGGCTTCAGGAGGGTGGTTTCTGTTTTGCCAAATGTAACAAAAGCAGATGCGCAGCTTTAGTCTGTTATGCtgatttagtaaaaaaaaattacatatattgcTTGCTCTCTATGCTTCtgtgaaatttttttctaaagtttttgtGCAGCTGAAGTAAAGATAAGTGATTACTTTGAAGAGCTTGCACTGAAAAAAACATATAATTGGGAATTACAGAATGTAGTTGGTCAATAATTTTGTAGGATAACAAAATTTAATTACTGAAAAGCAGTAACCAGTAGGattttgaaatatctttcaaAATGTTGACGCTTTCCTTTTAAGTGGAAGTTTTAAATACTCatgatgatttttttcatcttcagTTCTCCCATAGGAAATAAAGCATGTAcaaggatatttcaggtttcagagAACTGTTCTTAAAATGACTGGTGATAAGTTTTGGCTGGTTTTGTTTTAAACATGTTCATGCAGGAGTGTGTTGTGAAGAATcatgcaaaatatattttttgcttcATCTGGCATCTTACAGGCTTAAAGAAATGGTGATCATTCTGAATACCACTGTAACTCAGACtgttaagttaaataaaaatggaccacatagacacacagaaatCGGGACCAGTTCTCTGAAGTGAGGATGTACTCCGATATTCCGTCTTGGGGGTTCCAGTAACACATGAGTGAGGAAAACATGCAAGTTTGGGCCTGTTACGTACTCTCTAAAAGATTGTGTTTTTCCCTTTTGTAGGTAACTGCTATGATAGTTAATATATAGTGAAACTGACAGGAATTTAATGGGACAGCTTTTATAGCTGGCAGAAAAAAGTATATTATACTGTTAAAGATTGTGACTCAGGTTTTTAGTCCAGGACGCCAAGAGTTGAAGTTCAAGGGCTTCCATGAAGGCACTGTTTGACCATAGGCAAATCACAAAAAGGCCCCGTGTTGCAGCTCCCCGTTTCTAAAGTAGGAAAGATGAACCACATCACAGGACTGTGAGGAAAACAGCGGTGTAGCCACAGAAGTGCTGTGAATAGTACAGAGCCATACACATCAAAGGTCTCACTTTCCTGAGAATGTTTTTGAGGGTAGAAAAGTTACTACTCCACTTAAAACCAATAGCTAGTGGTCACTCCTGTTGTTTAAGTGACATGTTAGGACACTAAATACTTTTCTTGGCTAAGTTTATAACAAAAATATATCTGTATGCCCCTCTTCCTGTTGTTTAAGCATGCTTGCATTTTAAGAGGACACTGCTATAGAAGACGACACACCAAATTCTCTGAACGCTAAAATGTTGTTTCAGTATGCTTACACAATCTACCTGATGTATAACCATGTTTCGTCTTGTAAACAATAACCTAACATTGACAACTTGGGAAGTGGAGTGTCTGTAAGTGGCTGGGGTTTATGGATTAAACAAACCATGGAAGTTTAGTGATACCCAGGCATACTGCTGAAACCGATGCCTTTGAAAGAGCTGTAGAAATAATGTAACACTTGGTTTCACCTAAGAACCttctcattttaaaagtatttaactcTGTAGAACCCCAGTTATGGAAAGCTCAGTAATGCTGCTAATGACATTGGTAAAGTATATCTTCAATGTAGTGCAATATTTTATATCTACTGGGAGAGGCAGTGGCGGCATCACAGTTGTACCTTAGTGCAAGGGGGGAACACTCCAAACAGCCTAGAGTATCGCAAGATGTATGGCTTCAATGAAAACAGTTGTATTATATTACATTACCGATGTAATCTTGCTGCCATGCTATGTTATCAATagctaaaaaataataaagcctaTTGCAGAAAACAAGAAATCTTCCTTTGACAACATCTAAAAAAGGTAACTGTTGTATCGCCTTGGAATACAGTGCATACAGATTCCACTTTTGCTAAACAAATAACTGTTTTGCAAACTGCCTATAGGCATTAAAATTTAACTGTTTAACTTGTGAAATTTCAGATTTGTGGGACTGCCTGTGCTATATATATTAGTAATTAGTCTATTTAAAGTACATACTTTGATATTTAGATGAAATATTAGACATACTGAGcaaaattttagcattattttaaaatcataaatgctACATTTCTTAATATCAAGCCTTATATTCAATGTGGGAACTTGTTGAAATACTGTGGATTTTTTGTGTGCTTAGAGGAGAAAACACAACCTAAAAATCTTGGGTGCTACTGTCAAACTCAAAATTTaactacatttaaattttttgaaaggaaatttGAAACTATTGGCTCTGAGGttttaataaagaataaaatctgaAGTGTTTGGAAATGGGCCTCTGGCCTAGCAAGTTGAAACatagtatcccatatcagagtacccggATTTGAATCCTcccaattcaactccctgttactgtacaccctgggaggcagcaggtgatggctcaagtgcttaggtccttgccactGACTTGGGAGACCTatgtggagttctgggctccaggtttcagcctgacccacctgCAGCTGTTGGAAACATTTAGGGAAACAGTACATGGGAGCACTcgttcttcctctccctctcaagACAATATATTTAAGTGATTTTAAGTTTATTCACTTTTAGGGGACTTAGAAATTCTAAATTGACATAACAGCTTTACCAGCAACAAGATTCCCCTAATCCTTTTTGAGTTGTGGATCCCTTTTATTAGCTGATTAAAGCTCACAAACTGTCAGCTACACAAGCTAACAACCATTCAAAACGTCCCAAATTCCACAGGTTTTAGAGAATGTATAGGCATCTGGGGGCCTCAGGTTAAGCTGTTATGTCAGTTGGCTGGACATCCTATGTTCAGTTACCAGGACAGCCATAGAAATTTAGAGACGCAAGGACAATTTACTGCTCCCCCCTCCCACATTAATGTGGGTAGTTCCACAATTATAGAAAGCCAAAAATGACTTCAAACTAACCTGGAATTGCTCTTACCTGATGCTCACAAGCATAACAGAATATTACCCATGTCAAAACAATATCGTGTATTTTATTCCAACAGCAATATTTGGTTTATAAAGGAATACAAATAGGCATGGTACAGTGTTgagaatatttattaagtaaaccATAAAACATTTGGACAGAGACCACTAAGGAGTCAGTAGAAATGGTTGAATATTCTTTTAAGATGTTTCTCTATTACCAGGcaccaaccaccaccaccacccaaaaaacaaacaaacaaacaaaaaactgttttcaaacaaataaatgtttggaGAACTGTGTTTTGTTCTGCTGTATCtgtaatcaaaaaagaaaaaaaccctccACAGTCTGGCTAGCCCAGACATTCAAGACCTTGTCACTTTTTCCCTCATACAGAACATATCCTTTGCTCACAAAACAGTTCTGTAAAAGGCATAGCTCCTGCCAGATCAGTAGCAAGCCAGCTTTTGCCAGTCCTCACAAGCTGAGGCCTTAAGGgcaaaaaaacaggaagaaactaTGTGGTACTGGTGGCAAGGAGGGCCACAAGCTCTCCAAGAGAACCAGTGCTGAAAGGCTGTCCCCCTGTGGAAATAGCATTGCTCCTGCCTTTTTATTTTAGCCACATAAGAGTTCCTCCCTGCCACAGCCATCTCCCAAAAGGGCACACTTGTGTAAACTGCCCAATGTCAATAATTAGTAGAAAGCGTGGTTGCATGAAACCAGGCTTCAAATTGTCCCAAGCTCCCCAGAAAAGGTTCACAAAGCAAAGGAAGTCTTAGCCGCTTCACCCTAGAGAACAAGGAGTGCTGAGTCTCTTCTAAAATTGTTTGCTCTTCGATGTCCAGGTGAACACAAGCACAACTCAGATTAATAAAACCGACATTAGGTAAACTTTTGATTACAGAACTGCAGAATTAAGAATTACTGGAGATGTATTCCACACTCCAATCATACAGAACAACGCAAACTGGCAATTATTCACTAACTGTATTTGCTGTTCACAGAAAAGGCACATCCATGTTATCATGCTTAGAAAAACTACAGGACACAGCACACTAGATGACGTGGGGCACATTTTTagatgtttgctttttcttttctgcctGGGAAAGGGGATATGTTCTGACCACCCTACTTTTGCCTCTTTTCCTAAAGTGATTCAGGACATAAACAATTTCactcctttaccttcttttaaaatttgtttttacacTGAAGATGAGAACAACTTTCAGGAGTCTGGAAAGTAAGTTTCAGACAACCCCAAATTAACAGATCCCTAGAAAACACTTGGATGATCTTGAAACAGAATCTGATTTCTCCCATCATAGCAGCTTTTTAAGTTTCCTTTTCTAAAACTTGATGTTGATAAACTATACCATGCTTGAGTATAGCTGACGGTGTAAGGTacactttgaattttcttttatccAACGGGAAAGCTAGTTCATAACTGGATGCGTGGGTGCTTTTCTCTGTTTCCAGAATCCTGTTTTTCCCTTGTGGCTTTAACGTTTACCACCAACCAGATGAAAAGTCAACATAATTGACAGGCAGGTAATGACACAGGAAATCTATGCCAGCTGAGATTTATGGATAAATCCAATAGAtggctgattcaagtccttgtCCTCTATACTTAACTAGCTTCTAACGAATATATGGATGGTAACTACATGTCAAATTAACAACACTCATTCAGTGTCACTGTGTAACTTAATGCTGTCTTACTCGATTCTGTTTTTCAGACTTCTAGTTTCTCATTGTCGGAAAAGTCTCAGTGTATGCTTTAAACACTCGTCaccaatattcagaaaaaaatatggtttttttttgcCCAAGTGTTTGTGAATGTAAGTTAAAAAATACTTGATTTGGATTCAAATATTTATAGATTTACATATTTCGTGaaaatatattgtataatatttaataaaatcaaatacttaaaataaagTTTCAACACTATTTATACAAACCCCTAGAAAAGCTTTTTCTTTATAAGGCTATTGGCAATCAATCAtaaccatggaaaagaaataataaccTTTGGTTGGTTTACTCTTTCGCCAGGGATGCATGGCATGACTAAGATGGTTCTGGATGAGTCAGGTCACGGGAGACAATTTTATACAATTAAACACTTGGAGGATGTGAGTCTCAGTCACTTTCGGATTCTTCCTCCTCACCgagtggatatgactggatgttatTCTGAGTGTACATCTTTGTTTTAATGGGGCAGTTGTGATCCATGAGAATAGCCTACAAGAAAGCAAAGTACAAGTGTGTTAATTTCGTGTTTTGTACAAGGTAAGCTGGATTTTTACCTGTTGGTAAGGATTACTGGTTTGAAAGCTCTGTGTTGTTATTTGCTATTAACCAGTCATTTGGAGAAATCAGCAGGTGCCTGGCCTAGAAGACCCAGAGTTCACTCAGTGGCAATTCCAGCCAACAGGAGACTGTAGAAGCGGTCTCGGTGTGACTTTAGTTACGCCTGTCCGGGACCGCGAGTCTGCGCTTGGAACCTGGCCTAGGAAGCACGGCTGAGCAGGCCGAGTTGGCTGAGTTTAAGAAGAGTTAAACCTAGAAGTCTGGAGCTGGAGTGGGGATCCTGGGAGCAACCCAGTCTTTGCATCCTTCGGGAAGTGTCCTCTGCGGAACAAGGGGGACACTCAGGTTAGAGACACCCAAGGCCAGGCTGCAGTCTCCGTTCTCGGTACCCACGGGTCGGGTTCTCACATCAGCTGTCAACACAGACTCCCCTGAAATAGTTTAAGACCTTGTCACCATGGCCCTGAGACCTTTTCCTGAACATTCCAGGGCTTTCACCTTCTCACaaattatgattaaaaaaaaaaaaaaattcctctctgATGGAAAGTCATGTCGTCCTCTGCTGTTCCTGAAAAGGGAAAACAGTGACTGGGGGCTAAAACGTGATGCTTGAAACACTTGGGGTCTTTATTCTTCCTAGATGTGCAGAGAACCAAGCTCGCAGTCTAACAGCAGACACCATGCATGCCAGGACCACACTGAGCATTCTAGATGAATCCGGCAACTTCAGAGTAACCCTGTGGTGGGTTGAGGACACAGGCACAGAACAGGTAAAGAATCTGACCAAGGGGTGTACGGTTGGCCCCCAGGATGCATGGAGGACCGGTTCCATGGCCCCCAGCAGATGTCCAAATCCATGGACGCCCATGTTCCTTATGTAAAACAGCAGTATTTGCATAGTCTACACACATTCTCCTGTGGATTGTAAACCATCTCTGGATTATGTCTAATACTTAAATGTTATGTAAACAGTTGTTAAACTGTACTATTTAGAGAATAATCACCAAAAAATCTGAATGTTCTGCATGCACCAGTGGGTTTGTTTTCCTGAATGTTTTCTATCCGTGGTTGGTTGAGCCAATGGATGCAGAACCCGTGGATACGGAGGGCTGACTGTGCCACTAGAATGGGGCACGCAGGAGCCTGTGGAGTTCCGTGGCACAGTCCACTCCTGCACAACTCCACGGGAGCCAGAGTGCTGTGGCTGGCAGTGAGGTGCTGCGTACGGCTCTAGCGAATTCCTCATCAGGTGCGACTTCCTGGGGTTGGCCCTCTAGGAACTATTCCCCCAGAACCCTTTCATGCAGTTTTCAAGCCCACACAGATTAAAACGTTCCTGACGTTTCTTGGTGTCTTAGCTATTACCCCCAGCTCTTATCCTGCAGACTTGACTCCACTCCGTGCTTAACCCACTTACTTCCCAAGAAATTCTCAAATGACCTGCCTGTGTGGCACGCGAAGATAAGGACTCCCTTGATCCCCTACGCCAGCTCAGACTGTGCGCTTCAAACAACTCTgtcgtcttctgctttccaagtgcATGGATACGTGTATCTAACACAGAGCTCAGTTTCTAAAAATTAGTGAGATAGCAGACACTGGACTCAGAACCCTGTGTGACATAAAGCCTTAGCCCCTGACAGCTCAATGTCTCACCTCCCCAGATGAGTGAGTCTCAAAGAAATATGCCCAGGGAGCACTCTAGCCAGGGAGGATGGAGcaggttaaaaatgaaatcccagGTTCCCACTCAGGTGTAGCATTGAGAAACACATGAAGTGGGTGCCTTGGAAAAAAATGGCCATCACTCTAGCTCACAAGGGCCTCTCTTTGCTTGGTTCCCCCACCCATTAGACCTGACTGCACTTACGTGTCATCTTTTGAAGGACCTGGAGGTCCAGGGCCTGGCACATCTGTGGACTTTGAATAAAACGCTGCACTGCAGGGGGTACAGTGGTCCAGTCACGGTTTCAGATGCCCGCATTGCTCATCAGAGTTCCAggtagagtcctggctactctgcttccaatccagcttcctgccaacgcgcaccctgaaaggcagcagatggtgcccagatacttgggtccctgctacccatgtgggagaaccagatggagatctgggctcctggtccagccctggctgttgcagccatctggggagcaaaccagcaggtggaagacctctctgtctctccctctctcttacctctaactctgcctctcaaataaatctttaaaaaatggaccaGTAGTGGTATTTGTTTGTTACATTACATATGATCAAGCCAGGTAGCATGTAGTTGGCATGAACTTGTGTGTGTGAGTCAAGGGCTTAAGGAACACACAGAGTGGCCTGACAGCCAGGCAGGTAATTTAAAGCAACACTCCGCGCTCTGCTGTAGGGAGAAAGGTGTGTGCTCTCTATTGACAAGGGAACGCAAGGGAAGGGAGTCTgttggatttgaagcagagccgagttacagagagccgAGTTCTGCCCCCACCAGGTGCCTAGCTCACGTCTGACTCGGGGCAGAATCAGTGGCAAACACATGCCTGCACCAAGTGAAATGCAAAAGTAAAAACGTTCAAGAGTAAGAGTTCCAGGCTTTGAGACTGGGAAAAGAAAGCCACCAGGGGTTCGTACTGGACAGATGTCATTCTCTTGCACATACCTAGAGAAAACAGTGGTTTTGCATCTACTGCATATGCCCTGCAAAGGGACAAATTCCTTTAAGTGGACTATAACATGCAAAGCACACTGGCTCTCCTTAGCCTCTGGTCAGCCAATGCTGGCCCAGCCTGTAGCATCCAGAAAGCAGAGCTGTTGATGGGAGGGCCTTTGCCGTTCTCAAACCACCTGCTTTCCCTTCTGGGCACCAATTAGAAACTTCCAAGAGTAAGTCAGACTCAGAAAAGTAATTCAACCTGGAAAAAATGCTCAAACACAGCTATTCTCAGCTGGGCATTTGGACAGCGAGGGCTACCGTGCGACTGACTACAACTGGCACACAGTTCTCCAATGGCAGGgtgttggcatttttttttttaacacttgctGACAACTGAACAGTTCTTTCTCCACCAATCCCGATAACTCATTatagaagaaacagaaatcaagtAAACCAAGCAGAAGAAATGTACGTGCTCATAAACCTGTTCATGATTCTATGACTTGTGATCCATGAACCTTTTCAATACAGAGCAGCTTAAGTCCAAACCCCTTACGATCAAGATGCCGTCTAATGAGACAATTACTTGCTGAGGGCTGAACGCCTCCTTAGTCCACCTGCACTTGGTGACCGCTGTCCCCGAACACCAGCGCGCAGCCCTGCTGGGTTTCCTCAAGTGCATAGTGATCGATTCTTCCTCCTCCACGGCACACTGCTGCGCCGCCCGCATGGCCCCCGATCATTAGGGTCCGCCGGCCCCCATCCGCTTTCTCCCTGCTCTGCGTGCACAATGAGCACACAGCGgccatggcttcccccctcaaatGCTGCCATTACGCCAGTCAAATGGCACCCAATATAATATCGCCAATATGGACAGGAAGATCATATTTCAAGTTTTTAACGATTGGCTAGGCACTTGAGACATTTTACAATGAAAGTTGGTTTTCATTGTAATTCTTATTGTTTTGCCTTCAAGACTGTCTCGTCCACTTCCTTCGGCTCTCTAAGATGAGCTAAAGAACTGGCTTAAATGGAGACAGAGGAGCTACTGAGGCCTGCCTTCTGCCATTCTGAGAACATGGCGGTGAAACTCACCCTGACTTCACCCTTTTTGCCCGCTGCCTCAGATAAGCtgtcacacagagacagacagacagacacacacacacacacagagagcagcggCAGCTTCTAACATCTGCTGCCACAGCAAGGCGCCCCTGCTCAGTAGTCCTGGGGTCTGCATCGCAAAAGGAAGCTCTCGCACGAAGtgcagaagaaagggagaaaattcgGGTTTCTCTGGCCTGACACTGCTGGATAAAAGAAGGAAGAATGGA contains:
- the PDZD8 gene encoding PDZ domain-containing protein 8 isoform X2; protein product: MGLLLMILASAVLGSFLTLLTQFLLLYRRQPEPPPDEAARAGEGFRYLKPVPGLPLREYLYGGGGAEEPSGGGPEGGATPAPETPVPPTRETCYFLNATILFLFRELRDTALTRRWVTKKIKVEFEELLQTKTAGRLLEGLSLREVFLGDTVPFIKTIKLVRPVVASAAGEPDGADGEALPPSCPEELAFEAEVEYHGGFHLAIDVDLVFGKSAYLYVKLSRVVGRLRFVFTRVPFTHWFFSFVEDPLIDFEVRSQFEGRPMPQLTSIIVNQLKKIIKRKHTLPNYKIRFKPFFPYQTLQGFEEDEEHIHIQQWALTEGRLKVTLLECSRLFIFGSYDREANIHCTLELSSSVWEEKQRSSIKTVELIKGNLQSVGLTLRLVQSTDGYAGHVIIETVAPNSPAAIADLQRGDRLIAIGGVKITSTLQVLKLIKQAGDRVLVYYERPVGQSNPGAVLQDNFGQLEENFLSSTCQPNYEEEATGLAVDAENRDLDSEFEDLAGDVRTQSEFKDEAQSLSHSPKRTPTTLSIKPLGAISPVLNRKLVAGSHPLPPKIPPKEGNKPSTLKTFEVTDPAQVSKPTQGSTFKPPVPPRPQVKVPLPSADAPNQAEPDVPVDKLEKALPPAAADRCAEKQAKAVEHGEDVTAPKPAAAKQEVAKDFASESSCPTKESSDDRQTWESSEILYRNKLGKWTRTRASCLFDIEACHRYLNVALWCKDPFKLGGLICLGHISLKLEEVALGCLATSNMEYLSKFRLEAPSPKAIVTRTALRNLSVQKGFNDKFCFGDITIHFKYLKEGEPDHHIVPNIEKEKELHLVEEVSVLPKEEHLTGQMGFTENKHNFQDTQFQNPTWCDYCKKKVWTKAASQCMFCAYVCHKKCQEKCLAETPLCGATDRRIDRTLKNLRLDGQEPLVGLPRVDAEANKSVNRTTGLTRHIINTSSRLLNLRQVSKTRLSEPGTDLAEPSPKHTPNTSDNEGSDTEVCGPNSPSKRGSSAGIKLVRKEGGLDDSVFIAVKEIGRDLYRGLPTEERVQKLEFMLDKLQNEIDQELEHNNSLVREEKETTDTRKKSLLSAALAKSGERLQALTLLMIHYRAGIEDIETLESLSLDQHSKKTSKYTDDVEEDLDNEISQLIDAQPFSSISDDLFGPSESV
- the PDZD8 gene encoding PDZ domain-containing protein 8 isoform X1, which codes for MGLLLMILASAVLGSFLTLLTQFLLLYRRQPEPPPDEAARAGEGFRYLKPVPGLPLREYLYGGGGAEEPSGGGPEGGATPAPETPVPPTRETCYFLNATILFLFRELRDTALTRRWVTKKIKVEFEELLQTKTAGRLLEGLSLREVFLGDTVPFIKTIKLVRPVVASAAGEPDGADGEALPPSCPEELAFEAEVEYHGGFHLAIDVDLVFGKSAYLYVKLSRVVGRLRFVFTRVPFTHWFFSFVEDPLIDFEVRSQFEGRPMPQLTSIIVNQLKKIIKRKHTLPNYKIRFKPFFPYQTLQGFEEDEEHIHIQQWALTEGRLKVTLLECSRLFIFGSYDREANIHCTLELSSSVWEEKQRSSIKTLPANGLGRALEDGPTATDVGDTEEASATHAGPRQSSRLLALTWTSPLPLWPFGPQQVELIKGNLQSVGLTLRLVQSTDGYAGHVIIETVAPNSPAAIADLQRGDRLIAIGGVKITSTLQVLKLIKQAGDRVLVYYERPVGQSNPGAVLQDNFGQLEENFLSSTCQPNYEEEATGLAVDAENRDLDSEFEDLAGDVRTQSEFKDEAQSLSHSPKRTPTTLSIKPLGAISPVLNRKLVAGSHPLPPKIPPKEGNKPSTLKTFEVTDPAQVSKPTQGSTFKPPVPPRPQVKVPLPSADAPNQAEPDVPVDKLEKALPPAAADRCAEKQAKAVEHGEDVTAPKPAAAKQEVAKDFASESSCPTKESSDDRQTWESSEILYRNKLGKWTRTRASCLFDIEACHRYLNVALWCKDPFKLGGLICLGHISLKLEEVALGCLATSNMEYLSKFRLEAPSPKAIVTRTALRNLSVQKGFNDKFCFGDITIHFKYLKEGEPDHHIVPNIEKEKELHLVEEVSVLPKEEHLTGQMGFTENKHNFQDTQFQNPTWCDYCKKKVWTKAASQCMFCAYVCHKKCQEKCLAETPLCGATDRRIDRTLKNLRLDGQEPLVGLPRVDAEANKSVNRTTGLTRHIINTSSRLLNLRQVSKTRLSEPGTDLAEPSPKHTPNTSDNEGSDTEVCGPNSPSKRGSSAGIKLVRKEGGLDDSVFIAVKEIGRDLYRGLPTEERVQKLEFMLDKLQNEIDQELEHNNSLVREEKETTDTRKKSLLSAALAKSGERLQALTLLMIHYRAGIEDIETLESLSLDQHSKKTSKYTDDVEEDLDNEISQLIDAQPFSSISDDLFGPSESV